Genomic DNA from Mycolicibacterium helvum:
GTGCGATCGCCTTCGGTCTCGGTGCCCGGCTGGCCGCTCGGAGCAGGTGTGGGAGCCATCAGACTGGGGAACAACAGGGCACTGCCCGGGGTGGTGACATAAGTTTGCCCACCGGGCAGCGTCCAGATAACGGTGCCGTCGGCCAATTGTCTGTCGCGCCAACCCCAGAACGTCTTGAGGATGTGACAGTGCCGGCATAGGCATTTGAGGTTGCCGGCGTGCGTCGGGCCATTCGGGTACGGGACCGTATGGTCCAGATCGCACTGGGTGGCCGGCTTGTCGCAGCCCGGGGCGCGGCAGGTGAGATCACGCGAGCGCACGAAACCTGCCAACGCACGCGACGGGCGGTAGCCGGATTCCGGCGGCAGGTCGACGGGGTGGATCAGTGGACTCAGCTTGGCTTGCTTGGCAAGCTCGAGCAGCAACTCGCCGGGGATCAAGGTGTTGGCCCCAAGTACGTAGCCCGACTTGTCGGACCGCCCTTGCAGGGCGGCTTCCTCGGCGACGACGTGGATGACCACCGGCCCGGACGCAGGCTCTTCAGCTGCCGGGCAGCCCGGATCGCCGCATTGGCACGCCAACCGCTCGGCGCGCACCGCCAGGGCGCCACAAGCGTCGGCACGGCGCTGCGCGGAGGTCCGCGGGTCAGCGGCGCACACCGATTTGGCCAGAGCATCCAGCCGCTGGTTGAACGCCTGGGCATCGGTGGACAACAGCCGCGCCATGATTTCGGTACAGCCATCCATGTCGTCCCCGACGATCACTTCGCGGTCCTCGGCGCGCTTGCGGCGGCGCCGCACCGCGTCCGGGTCGTGTGCGATCACGATGCGATCGATTTCGGAAGCCAACTTCCCATCAGTCATCGACGGCCAGCGCCCAACCCGCTCGGCCAGCCGGCGGTCGACCTCGGCCAGCACCTCGCCATCGGTGATGAGGCCCGTGCGAAACACGATCGTTTTGTACATCTGCATGTCGATGTCACCAGCAAGAAAGATTGCCGCGACTTCAGGGAGCTGTCGCATCGCCAGCCCATAGGTCATACAACTGCCGGCCTTACCGAGGCTGATCCGTAGCCTGGCAGCCAGTTCGGCGCCCACCGCGGCCCAGGTGTCCACCGCCCAGTCCTCACGCTCGCCGCGCTCGCGACGACGCAGTTCGAAGAGCTCCGCGATCGAGGCCAATCGCCGGGCTGCCTCCTGGTTCTCACCCCGAGCGGAGGCACAGATGCTGGTCAGCAATGCACGCGATTCGGCCGTATCCGACGGCTCAAAATAGTCGTGGTACTGACCACTTCCGAACATACGTTCGATACTACGCCCGGCAAGTGACAATCCGCGTTGGATACCAGCAACGGAAGCCGCGCGAACTAGCCTGCTAGGTCAGCCGTTCCTTGAGGAACTCCACCACGCGCTTGCGCGCCTCGTAGGCCGGCTGGTTCTCGACCTCACGCACCTCGAGCGTCAGCACCGAATGCGCCATCCGGCCGAACCCGTCCCGGTTCCCCTTCGACGAGTCGATCTCGATGACCTCGAACGCGTCCCCGAGCCGATCCTTGAGCGTTTTGAACCGCTCCGCCGGTGACATGGGATCGCCGCTGAACCGCAGAGCCAGCGCGCACAGCCCGTCCTCGGCCGCCCGCTTCTCGATGACCTTCAACTCCCCCTCGGACAGCCCGGGGTCGCGCTTCTGCTTGGCGGTCAGCGCGATCGGCACCGACGGCTGGCTGAGCACCGGTGCGAGCACGCTGTCGTCGACGGCGGCCGCCAGCGCGAAACCACCCGAGAAGCATTGCCCGATCACCCCGACACCCTTGCTGCCGGTCTTCGCTTTCAGGTCACGCGCCAGCGCCCGCAGGTAGTGCGACACCGGCCGTTCCTTATTGGTCGCGAAGGCCGCAAACTCCTTTGCCACACATCCGCGCGCCAGCGACACCATCGCAGCAGGGCTCATCGCGGGCGCACCCGGCGTGCCGTACAGCGACGGGATCGCAACGGTAAAACCGTTGTCCACCAAGTAATTTCCCAGTGCCAGCACGCCAGGATGCACGCCTGGCATCTCTGGGATCAACACCACGCCGGGCCCCTCGCCCTTGCGGTAGACGTCATGGGTGAAACCGGCCGCACTGAACGGCTCCGCGATCCATCCGGTGAGGTCGGCGGCCGGAGCCGCCTGGCCGGGGACATTGGACTCAGCTCCGGGCATTGACGTCTCCTATTCAGCCAGGCGGCAGAGGCTTCTGAGTCTGCGTGCCAAC
This window encodes:
- a CDS encoding HNH endonuclease signature motif containing protein, with amino-acid sequence MFGSGQYHDYFEPSDTAESRALLTSICASARGENQEAARRLASIAELFELRRRERGEREDWAVDTWAAVGAELAARLRISLGKAGSCMTYGLAMRQLPEVAAIFLAGDIDMQMYKTIVFRTGLITDGEVLAEVDRRLAERVGRWPSMTDGKLASEIDRIVIAHDPDAVRRRRKRAEDREVIVGDDMDGCTEIMARLLSTDAQAFNQRLDALAKSVCAADPRTSAQRRADACGALAVRAERLACQCGDPGCPAAEEPASGPVVIHVVAEEAALQGRSDKSGYVLGANTLIPGELLLELAKQAKLSPLIHPVDLPPESGYRPSRALAGFVRSRDLTCRAPGCDKPATQCDLDHTVPYPNGPTHAGNLKCLCRHCHILKTFWGWRDRQLADGTVIWTLPGGQTYVTTPGSALLFPSLMAPTPAPSGQPGTETEGDRTVLMPRRNTTRAQNRARYIAAERCRNRAQRRARHGAQFGPALPANDPDPPPF
- a CDS encoding dienelactone hydrolase family protein produces the protein MPGAESNVPGQAAPAADLTGWIAEPFSAAGFTHDVYRKGEGPGVVLIPEMPGVHPGVLALGNYLVDNGFTVAIPSLYGTPGAPAMSPAAMVSLARGCVAKEFAAFATNKERPVSHYLRALARDLKAKTGSKGVGVIGQCFSGGFALAAAVDDSVLAPVLSQPSVPIALTAKQKRDPGLSEGELKVIEKRAAEDGLCALALRFSGDPMSPAERFKTLKDRLGDAFEVIEIDSSKGNRDGFGRMAHSVLTLEVREVENQPAYEARKRVVEFLKERLT